The DNA segment GCATAAAAGCGGATGCGGTTTCGGATCGTAGAGCAGCACCAGATAGGCAAACATTTTAATCGTGCCGTCTGAAACATAGCGGTCGATAAACGGGTCTTGGAAGCTGCTGTCTTTAAAGCCTAAAAGCAGCCTGCCGTCAGGTGATTGGATGGTTTTTACATCGCCGATACCAGGCACGCGGTGTTTCATCGCCTGTACGATTTTTTGGAAAATAACCGGTTCGTTTTCATAAATATGCTGAGCCACCAGCTGCAGGTTTTCGCCCGAAACCGACAAATGCTCGTATTCTCCCGCTGCGTCTTTGCTGCCGCGCGCCAAATTGATATGAAAGTCCGACACATACCAGTTTTCAATCAACTGGCGGAACGCGCTGGCGGCTTTGAAGCGGGCAAACTGTCCCAATCCTTTAATCGCCAAAACATCGGATTCAATTTCTTGTTCTTCTCTATCTAATTTTTCTTCTTCTTTGCTGAAATCTTCTTCATTAGTTACAGCATAGCCTTTGCCGTTTTCAAAAATCAGGAAATTGTACGGCGAGCCATAGCGGCCACGCTTGTAGCGCAGGCTTTCTTTGCGGATAACGGGTTTTTTATTGGCATTTTGTCCGATATGGATTTCATACGTTACCAAGCGGTTTACGCCGCCGATGTCCATGCGGAATTGTATTTCCAACTCAATCATTTCTTTTGCCGCATCCGCGCCACGGCTTAATACTTCTTTGAAGCCGCCGCGCCTTTGCAATGCGCTGCTAACGTTAAACGTGAGGCAGTCGCGCAGGAAACCGAACACGTCAAACAGGGTGGATTTGCCCGTGCCGTTTGCGCCGACTACCACGCAGAAATTGGGGATGTCGGTCATTTGGGCGCGGCGGAAGCCTTTGAAGTTTTTTAAACGCAGGGTTTCGATACGCATGGGGTTTCCTTGTTTTTGTGGTTTCCAAATGTTTTCAGGCTACCTGTTTTGTTTGCAAACTGCGTGCGTGGCGGAAGCCGCATATAGCGGAACAAAATAGAAAAGATACAAGGCAGCAAGCCGCAGACAGTACGGTGCAGTACGGCAAGGCGCAGCAACGCCGTAGATTTTTTATTTTGAGCCGCTATACCTTACACCATGCAGGCTGCCTTATCTGTAATGCAAGGCAGCCTGAAAAAGGGTTTGGTGGGACAAAATCAATGGCGGAAATGGCGTACGCCCGTTACCACCATCGCCATGCCGTGTTCGTCGGCGGCGGCGAATACCTCTTCATCACGAACCGAGCCGGCGGGGTGGATGACGGCTTTGATGCCCTGTTCGGCAATCACATCCACGCCGTCGCGGAAGGGGAAAAACGCATCCGATGCCGCGCACGCGCCGTTCAAATCAAAACCACCGTCTTGCGCTTTGCGGGCGGCAATGCGGGTGGAGTCCACGCGGCTCATCTGCCCCGCGCCGATGCCGTAGGTTTGGCCGCCTTTGCCGAACACGATGGCGTTGGATTTGACGTATTTGGCCACGTTCCAAACAAACAGCAGGTCTTTCCACTCCTGTTCGGTGGGTTGGCGTTTGGAGACGACTTTCAAATCTTCGCGGCGGATGCGGCGGATGTCGGGTGTTTGCACCAATAATCCGCCGCCGACGCGTTTCAGTTCAAAACGGTTTGCACCGGCCAAAAGCGGCACTTCCAATACGCGCACGTTTTTCTTGGCCGCAATGATTTCTTTGGCTTTGTCGCTGAACTTGGGTGCCATCAATACTTCGAGGAACTGGCCGGTAACCGCTTCGACCGTATCGGCATCCACTTCGCGGTTAAAGGCAATGATGCCGCCGAATGCGCTGGTGGTGTCGGTGGCGAAAGCCAGTTTGTAGGCATTGAGCGGGGTGTCGGCCACGGCCACGCCGCACGGGTTGGCGTGTTTGACAATCACACAGGCGGGCTCGTCAAAAGATTTGACGGCTTCCCAAGCCGCATCGGCATCGGCGATATTGTTGTACGACAATTCTTTGCCCTGCAATTGCGTATAGGCAGACAGGCTGCCTGAAGCGGGATACAGATCGCGGTAAAACGCGGCGTGCTGGTGCGGGTTTTCGCCGTAGCGCATTTCCTGCACTTTCAGCCAGCTTTGGTTGAACTGGGCGGGAAATTCGCCGATTTCCGGCTCGCCCGACAGTTTTTCGTCGGACACGCTGGTGAGGTAGTTGGAAATCATGCCGTCGTATTGCGCGGTGTGGCTGAACGCTTTGCGGGCGAGATTGAAACGGGTTTGGTCGGAGAGGCCGTCTGAATTTTGCAGCTCGGCAACTACGGCATCAAAATCGCCGTTGTCGGTAACGATGGCGACGTGTTTCCAGTTTTTGGCGGCGGAGCGCACCATAGTCGGGCCACCGATGTCGATGTTTTCAATCGCGTCTTCCAGCGTGCAGCCGGGCTTGGCGATGGTGGCGGCAAAGGGGTAGAGATTTACCGCAACCAAATCGATATTGCCGATGCCGTGTTCGGCCATTTTGGCGACGTGTTCGTCCAAATCGCGCCGCCCGAGTATGCCGCCGTGGATTTTCGGGTGCAGGGTTTTGACGCGGCCGTCGAGCATTTCGGGGAAACCGGTGTAGTCGGCTACTTCGATGACGGGAATCCCCGCGTCGGCCAGAAGTTTGGCGGTGCCGCCGGTGGAAAGGATTTCAACGCCTTTGGCGGCAAGAGCTTGGGCAAATTCGACCACGCCTGTTTTGTCGGACAGGCTGATGAGGGCGCGTTGGATTTTTACGGTGGACATGGCAGGGAGTTTTCCTTTGGCTGGTTGGAGTGTGGATAAGCCGCCCTTTTGCGCGGGAGCGGCGTGTTGCAAAGGTTTGCGCGGGTTTGTCTGCGGGATGCAAACGGGCGCGATTATCCGCTTTTTCGGGGCTTTGTGCAGCAGGCGGCGGGTTTTCAGACGGCCTGATGCGTGCTTTCCCGCGCCGCACGCGCGCTTTTTTGGGCTACAATCCGCGCCTTGTTCAATTTCCGCAGAGGCCGTCTGAAAATGGAAAACAACACCTTCAATCTCTGGCAGACCGTGCGCGGCGAGGCGCACCGCGCGGCGGCGGAAGAGCCGATGCTGGCCAGCTTTCTGCATATGACGGTGCTGCGGCACGACAGTTTGGAGCGGGTGCTGGCCTTTCATTTGTCGAGCAAGCTGGGCAATCCGACGATGGATATGCGCACGCTCTACGAGCTTTATCTGCACGCGCTGGACAAAGAGCCGCAAATCGGGGCGGCGATGGAGGCGGACATGGTGGCCTATTACGAGCGCGACCCGGCCTGCGACCAATACTGCCTGCCGCTTTTGTATTTCAAAGGTTTCCACGCCATTCAGGCACACCGTATCAACCACTGCCTGTGGAAGGAGGGGCGCAGGACGCTGGCCTATTTCCTGCAAAACCGTTCTTCGGAAGTGTTCGGCGTGGACGTGCATCCCGCCGCGCGTTTCGGGCGCGGGATTATGATCGACCACGGCACGGGCGTGGTAATCGGGGAAACGGCGGTGCTGGGCGACGACATTTCGATTCTGCACGGTGTTACGCTGGGCGGATCGGGCAAGGAGGGCGGCGACCGCCATCCGAAAATCGGCGACGGCGTGATGATCGGGGCGAATGCTTCGGTGTTGGGCAACATCCGCGTGGGCGAATGCGCCAAAATCGGTGCGGGCAGCGTGGTGGTGGCCGACGTGCCGGCGTTTTCCACCGTGGTGGGCGTGCCGGCCAAAGCCGTGGCGGGCAGAAGCCGTGTGAAGCCCGCCGCCGAGATGAACCAGAATTTTTTTGAGGAATCGCATCAGGATTTCTATATCTGAAGCCGTCTGCCGCCGCTGCGGCGCGGGCTTTCGAGGCCGTCTGAAAATGCCAGCCGTTTTCAGACGGCCTCATGCTGCGGGATGGAGTACAATCCGCCGCTTTCCCGATACAACAACCTTAGAGGCCGTCTGAAAAGACGGTTTGCCGCAATGAAACGGATAAAACACACCACCATTCAGAAATTCGCCGACAAAACAGCCAAAATCGGCATTGTCGGTTTGGGCTATGTCGGTCTGCCGCTGATGCTGCGCTATGTCGATATCGGCTATCAGGTATTGGGTTTCGACATCGATGCCGAAAAAGTGGCCAAACTCAACAACGGCCAAAGCTATATCGAGCACATCCCGTCTGAAAAAATCGCCGCCGCCAGCAGCGGGCTGTTTGAAGCCACCACTGATTTTTCGCGCATCGGCGAAGTGGAAGCCGTGATTTTGTGCGTGCCCACCCCGCTCAACAAATACCGCGAGCCTGATATGAGCTTCGTGATCGACACCACCGACGCGGTCAAACCCTACCTGCGTGCCGGACAGGTGCTTTCGCTCGAATCCACCACCTACCCCGGCACCACCGAAGAAGAGCTGCTGCCGCGCGTTGAAGAAAACGGCCTGAAAGTCGGCGAAAACGTATTTCTGGTTTACTCGCCCGAACGCGAAGACCCCGGCAATCCCGATTTTGAAACCCGCACGATTCCGAAGGTTATCGGCGGCCACACTCCGGCCTGTCTCGAAGTCGGCATGGCGCTTTACCAGCCCGCCATCGACAAAGTCGTCCCCGTCAGTTCCACCAAGGCAGCCGAACTGACCAAACTTTTGGAAAACATCCACCGCGCCGTCAACATCGGTCTGGTGAACGAAATGAAAATCGTGGCCGACAAAATGGGCATCGACATCCACGAAGTGATTGATGCCGCCGCAACCAAGCCCTTCGGCTTTGTGGCTTATTATCCCGGCCCCGGATTGGGCGGCCACTGTATTCCCATCGACCCTTTCTACCTCACTTGGAAAGCGCGCGAATACGGCGTGAACACCCGCTTTATCGAGCTGGCCGGCGAGGTCAATTCTTCGATGCCCGAATATGTGGTCAACAAAACCGCACTCGCGCTCAACGACAACAACCGCTCCATCAAAGGCAGCAAGATTCTGGTGCTGGGCATTGCCTACAAGAAAAACGTGGACGACATGCGCGAAAGCCCGTCGGTAGAAGTGATGGAGCTGCTGCGCGGCCTCGGTGCCGAAGTGGCCTATTCCGACCCGCACGTGCCCGTGTTCCCCAAAATGCGCGAACACAAATTCGATTTGAAGAGCGAGCCTTTTACCGCTGAAAACCTGGCCGGGTTCGACTGCGTGGTTTTAGCCACCGACCACGACAAATTCGATTACAAGCTGCTCAAGCAAAACGCCAAACTGATTATCGACACGCGCGGCAGATTCCGTGGCGAAACGGCCGGCAACATCGTCAAGGCCTAAAGCCCGCTCCGCCGCATTCAGACGGCCTCCCCCATTATCAGGCCGTCTGAATGCGGCCTTATCTGCCGGAGCAAAACGGCGCAGCAACCCGCTCCGCCGT comes from the Kingella potus genome and includes:
- a CDS encoding AAA family ATPase; protein product: MRIETLRLKNFKGFRRAQMTDIPNFCVVVGANGTGKSTLFDVFGFLRDCLTFNVSSALQRRGGFKEVLSRGADAAKEMIELEIQFRMDIGGVNRLVTYEIHIGQNANKKPVIRKESLRYKRGRYGSPYNFLIFENGKGYAVTNEEDFSKEEEKLDREEQEIESDVLAIKGLGQFARFKAASAFRQLIENWYVSDFHINLARGSKDAAGEYEHLSVSGENLQLVAQHIYENEPVIFQKIVQAMKHRVPGIGDVKTIQSPDGRLLLGFKDSSFQDPFIDRYVSDGTIKMFAYLVLLYDPKPHPLLCVEEPENQLYPRLLPELAEEFRAYAERGGQVFVSSHSPDFLNAVQLDEVFWLVKENGCTGIRRARDNEQIAAFMAEGDKMGYLWKEGFFEGADPK
- the purH gene encoding bifunctional phosphoribosylaminoimidazolecarboxamide formyltransferase/IMP cyclohydrolase; protein product: MSTVKIQRALISLSDKTGVVEFAQALAAKGVEILSTGGTAKLLADAGIPVIEVADYTGFPEMLDGRVKTLHPKIHGGILGRRDLDEHVAKMAEHGIGNIDLVAVNLYPFAATIAKPGCTLEDAIENIDIGGPTMVRSAAKNWKHVAIVTDNGDFDAVVAELQNSDGLSDQTRFNLARKAFSHTAQYDGMISNYLTSVSDEKLSGEPEIGEFPAQFNQSWLKVQEMRYGENPHQHAAFYRDLYPASGSLSAYTQLQGKELSYNNIADADAAWEAVKSFDEPACVIVKHANPCGVAVADTPLNAYKLAFATDTTSAFGGIIAFNREVDADTVEAVTGQFLEVLMAPKFSDKAKEIIAAKKNVRVLEVPLLAGANRFELKRVGGGLLVQTPDIRRIRREDLKVVSKRQPTEQEWKDLLFVWNVAKYVKSNAIVFGKGGQTYGIGAGQMSRVDSTRIAARKAQDGGFDLNGACAASDAFFPFRDGVDVIAEQGIKAVIHPAGSVRDEEVFAAADEHGMAMVVTGVRHFRH
- the cysE gene encoding serine O-acetyltransferase encodes the protein MENNTFNLWQTVRGEAHRAAAEEPMLASFLHMTVLRHDSLERVLAFHLSSKLGNPTMDMRTLYELYLHALDKEPQIGAAMEADMVAYYERDPACDQYCLPLLYFKGFHAIQAHRINHCLWKEGRRTLAYFLQNRSSEVFGVDVHPAARFGRGIMIDHGTGVVIGETAVLGDDISILHGVTLGGSGKEGGDRHPKIGDGVMIGANASVLGNIRVGECAKIGAGSVVVADVPAFSTVVGVPAKAVAGRSRVKPAAEMNQNFFEESHQDFYI
- a CDS encoding nucleotide sugar dehydrogenase, encoding MKRIKHTTIQKFADKTAKIGIVGLGYVGLPLMLRYVDIGYQVLGFDIDAEKVAKLNNGQSYIEHIPSEKIAAASSGLFEATTDFSRIGEVEAVILCVPTPLNKYREPDMSFVIDTTDAVKPYLRAGQVLSLESTTYPGTTEEELLPRVEENGLKVGENVFLVYSPEREDPGNPDFETRTIPKVIGGHTPACLEVGMALYQPAIDKVVPVSSTKAAELTKLLENIHRAVNIGLVNEMKIVADKMGIDIHEVIDAAATKPFGFVAYYPGPGLGGHCIPIDPFYLTWKAREYGVNTRFIELAGEVNSSMPEYVVNKTALALNDNNRSIKGSKILVLGIAYKKNVDDMRESPSVEVMELLRGLGAEVAYSDPHVPVFPKMREHKFDLKSEPFTAENLAGFDCVVLATDHDKFDYKLLKQNAKLIIDTRGRFRGETAGNIVKA